In Desulforhopalus sp., the genomic stretch CAGTGTATCCTGGCCCGGAGGTGGGCTGGCGATTCGCACATTGAGCTTGATTATGCCTTTTTCACCCGGATAATTGGCCATCGAATACGCCCTGGTGACCGGCGTGTAAACATGGGATTTGTACTGAAACATCTTGAACTTGGTCCAATCGGCGAGGAATCGGTCATCGATTTCAAAGCTCTGGTATTCGAGAGAATGGGGCGGAACCTCAATCTGAATATACCCGCCGGCCTTAAAGTCGACGCCATCGCCCTCCGGCAAGCCGATTACCAACTCTTTTATGAAGGTCGCAACGTTGTTATTGGAGAGCACCTTGCAATGCCATTTCCTTGCCTCCAGTGCCTCAGTCGGCACCTTGATCTTCAAATCCCTTTTAATCGCCACCTGACAGGACAGGCGCATGCCAAGCTTGGCATCGCGGTTATTGATCTGCGATTTTTCCGTGGGCAGGATGCTGCCGCCACCCTCTTCAACGATGCACCGACATTGGCCACAACTGCCCCCGCCACCACAGGCCGACGATAAGATGACCCCCTGGTCGGAGAGAGTGGTTAACAGCTTGCCTCCCGGTTTGACCTGGAATTTCTTGCTGTCATTAACCTCAATGGTAACCTCACCCTCCGGCAACAAGGTTTTCTTGGAAATAACAATAAGGGTCACCAGAATCATCTGAATGGCGAGAAAGCAAAGCACTCCGTAAAGTATTTCTATCATTGCACCAATCCCTCAAGCACTTGCCTTTACGAGTATTTCTCCGTGAGAAATCATCACATCTCAAATCCGGCCAGGCCCATAAAGGCCATGGCAATCAAGCCGACTGTTACAAAGGTGAGCCCGAGTCCACGTAAACCTACCGGTGGATCGGCGTATTCAAGCCGTTCTCTGATCCCGGCCAAAACGACCACTGCCAGGAAAAATCCGGCACCGGAGCCGAAACCGTAGGCAATACTTTCGCCGAAGGTATAATCCCTTTCGACCATAAAAAGGGTGCCGGCAAAGATGGCGCAATTGACCGTCAACAGGGGCAAAAAAATACCCAAAGTGTTGTAGAGGGCCGGGAGAAAGCGGTCTATGACCATCTCAAGGATCTGCACCACCGCGGCGATGATAGCAATATAGGTCAGCAATCCGAGGAAACTGAGATCAAGCTCCGGTTGCCCGGCCCAGGCCAAAGCCCCCGGCTTTAACAAATAGGTGTAGATCAGATTATTGATCGGCACAGTAATCACCTGGATAAACAGCACCGCCGCGCCGAGACCAACGGCCGCCTTCACCTGCTTGGAGATGGCGATAAAAGTACACATACCAAGAAAAAAGCTGAGCGGCAGATTCTCAAGAAAAATGGAGCGGATAACAATATTAAAATAGTGGTCCATTATTCCTTCTCCTGCTGGCTGGGATCGATGCTGCGCAATCCCCAGATGATCAAGGCGATGAGAAAAAAGCCACATACCGGCAGAACCAGTATACCGTTGCGCAGATACCAGCCGCCGTTGGTGGTCAGCGGCAGAATCTCAATACCGAACAAGCTGCCGGAGCCGAACAACTCCCGGACGAAAGCCACCGACATAAGAATGAAACCATACCCGAGACCATTGGCGATACCATCGATAAAACTTGGCAGCGGCGGATTGGACATGGCAAAACCTTCGGCCCGGCCCAAGAGGATACAGTTGGTGATAATCAGCCCGACATAGATCGAAAGCTGTTTGGAGAGGCTGAAATAATAGGCCTTGAGAAGCTGATCAACAAGGATGACCAAGGTGGCGGCAACGATAATCTGCAGACCGATCCGCACACTGCTTGGGATCTGGTGGCGAACGAGACTGATGGTCATGCTGGAAAAGGCGGTTACCAGCCCAACACAGATCGACATTACCAGGGCGGTGGTCATCTGGCCGGTTACCGCCAGCGAAGAGCAGATACCGAGGACCAGCAAAGCGATGGGGTTGCGTTTGAAGACGGAGTTGGTTAGCAGTTTAAGATTGCTTTCAGCCATGGATTTCTTCTTAGGTTGAATTTAGGTTAGAGTATTTGTTTGACACCTTTTTTCATGCCTTGGTATACCTTAGCCTCTTCCTGAGTTTGCGGATCCAACAATCTTCTGCTGGCTGAAAAAGGGTTTGAAGCCATGCTCACCAAACCAGAATTCCATAAGGTTGTTGACGCCTTTGGTGGTGAGTGTTGCACCTGACAGGCCGTCGATCTGAAAGTGCTTTGCCGGCTCCTCGGTTGCTGCCTTGCCTTTGACGACGTTGAGGCTGATTCTACCGCCATCATCGTATACCTTTTTGCCCCGCCAACCGTCTTGCCACCTACTGTTTTCTACCTCGCCGCCAAGACCGGGGGTCTCTCCGTGTTCATAAAAAGAGATGCCGCGAATGGTCGTCAGATCGCCGTCCAGGGCAACATAGGCAAACATCGTCGACCAGAGACCCTTGCCGCGCACCGGCAGGATAAACTGTTGCACTTTTGTGCCGTCTTTAACGAGGTACACCAGGGAATACTTTTCCAGGCGGCGCAGCCTGGCCCGGTCTTCAGCGCTGCTCAGCTGGCGGCCGGTGTCATCGGACAAGGCCGCCTTCAATTGCTTGTAGGTTTCCGGCCGGATCGTATCATCCGCTACGAAATTACCGGTGGCAAGTTCGACGACTCTCGTCTCGATCGGCGCGAACATCTCCTCTATGGTCCGGTTTTTATCATAGAGGCCTGCGGCGTAGAGAATATGTTTCTTACGGTCGAGATCGCGATTGGCGTCCTGCTGCGGTCGCAAGCCAACCGCCGCAACGGCTACCAGAGCCGAACAGATAAAGGCGAGAATGAGCACGGTATAAAAGGGTTTGGCAATGGATTCTTCAGCCATGGCGTACCCTCCTTCGTTTTATATTGGCCTGGATAACAAAATAGTCAAACAGTGGAGCAAAAACATTACCCAAGAGAATGGCCAGCATGATCCCTTCCGGATAGGCCGGATTGGCGACCCGTATCATGATCGCCAGCACCCCGATCAACAGGCCGTACAGCCACTGGCCGACCGGTGTGTGGGCTGCCGACACCGGATCGGTGGCCATAAACACCAGGCCGAAGGCAAACCCACCGACCACCAGATGCCAATGCGGCGGAATCCCGTACAAAGGATTGACGCTGCTCCCTTGAATGTAAAAATAACAGGCAGAAAGTAAAGCGCCGATAAGGGTCGAGGCCATGACCCGCCAGGGGGCGATGCCGGTAATCAGCAGGATGAAGGCCCCAATGAGGCAGGCCAAGGTCGAGGTCTCGCCCATAGAGCCGGGTATGGTGCCGAGAAAAGACTGCAGCCAGGTAACATTCAGCCCGTCAAGGGTATGACCGGGTTGGGCGGCGGCAAACTGACCAAGGGCGGTGGCACCGGAGACTCCGTCAACCGCCGTCCACACCGAATCGCCGGTCATCTGCGCCGGGTAGGCAAAGTAGATGAAGGCCCGCGAGGCGAGGGCCGGATTCATGAAATTGCGGCCTACCCCGCCAAAGACTTCTTTCGCGAATACCAAGCCAAAACTGATGCCGATGGCCACCTGCCAGAGAGGAATGGTCGGCGGCAGGGTCAGCGAGAAAAGCAGGCCGGTGACGAGAAAGGCCTCGGAAAACTCGTGGCCGCGAAGCATATTGAAGAGGCCTTCCCAGATCGAGCCGACAACCATGGTGACAATATAGATCGGCAAAAAATAGAGACTGCCGTGCAGACAGTTAGAAAGCAGGCTTTGCGGGTCGCAGCCGACCAGGGCCATGATTTCCCCCCGCCAGCCGTCCGGCCCGGACAGGCCCATGGCAGCGATAACCGAATTCGCCTGATAACCGGTATTCCAGACCGCCATAAAGACGCAGGGCAAAAGGGCAATCAGGACGGTGGTCATTATCCGCTTCAGATCGATGGAATCGCGAACATGCGGGGCGGCCTTGGTGGTCAGGCTAGAACCGAAAAGAAAGGAGTCAAAGGCCTCAAAGAGCGGATACCAACGCGCAAAGCGGCTGCCCGGGGCAAAGTGCCGGCCTGCTCGTTCCATTATTTTATTTAACAATTTCATCTGCAAACACTCACCCTGGGAAAAGAATTTGGGATATGGATCATGACCATGTCAGCCTCCCTGCTCAATCGCGGTAAGCATCTCTCGCAAAAATGGCCCGAATTCATTCTTGCCCGGGCAAACAAAGCCACAGAGGCCAAGATCCTCCTCAATGAGTTCCAGGCAGCCGAGGGCCTTGGATTTTTCGGTGTCGCCCTTGGAAATCGATTTAAGAAGCGAGGTGGCAATGATATCCAGGGGCATAACCTGATCATAGGTGCCAAGGGGATAAACAGCCCTTCTCCCGCCCCAAAGCGCCGTGCTCATCGGGAAGGTGGTACTTTTGAAAAATGCCGAGGCGAACACCGGTTTCATGGAAAATCGGCCTTTGCCCGGCAGCAGCCAGTTGAAGAGTGATCTGCCGTTCGAATCGGCAATAATGGAAACCTGATTATGGAAACGCCCCAGGTAGGCGGCTGTGCCCTTCGACTCACGGCCACAAAGCACGGAACCGGAGATGGTCCGTGATTTTTCAAGCGAGACCTCCCTTTTGCAAAGGTCAGAAAGCGAGGCGCCCAATCTGGTTTTTACCAAGGCCGGCTGAATAACTCCTGAGCCGGCCAGGGC encodes the following:
- a CDS encoding NADH:ubiquinone reductase (Na(+)-transporting) subunit B produces the protein MKLLNKIMERAGRHFAPGSRFARWYPLFEAFDSFLFGSSLTTKAAPHVRDSIDLKRIMTTVLIALLPCVFMAVWNTGYQANSVIAAMGLSGPDGWRGEIMALVGCDPQSLLSNCLHGSLYFLPIYIVTMVVGSIWEGLFNMLRGHEFSEAFLVTGLLFSLTLPPTIPLWQVAIGISFGLVFAKEVFGGVGRNFMNPALASRAFIYFAYPAQMTGDSVWTAVDGVSGATALGQFAAAQPGHTLDGLNVTWLQSFLGTIPGSMGETSTLACLIGAFILLITGIAPWRVMASTLIGALLSACYFYIQGSSVNPLYGIPPHWHLVVGGFAFGLVFMATDPVSAAHTPVGQWLYGLLIGVLAIMIRVANPAYPEGIMLAILLGNVFAPLFDYFVIQANIKRRRVRHG
- a CDS encoding NADH:ubiquinone reductase (Na(+)-transporting) subunit D encodes the protein MAESNLKLLTNSVFKRNPIALLVLGICSSLAVTGQMTTALVMSICVGLVTAFSSMTISLVRHQIPSSVRIGLQIIVAATLVILVDQLLKAYYFSLSKQLSIYVGLIITNCILLGRAEGFAMSNPPLPSFIDGIANGLGYGFILMSVAFVRELFGSGSLFGIEILPLTTNGGWYLRNGILVLPVCGFFLIALIIWGLRSIDPSQQEKE
- the nqrE gene encoding NADH:ubiquinone reductase (Na(+)-transporting) subunit E; amino-acid sequence: MDHYFNIVIRSIFLENLPLSFFLGMCTFIAISKQVKAAVGLGAAVLFIQVITVPINNLIYTYLLKPGALAWAGQPELDLSFLGLLTYIAIIAAVVQILEMVIDRFLPALYNTLGIFLPLLTVNCAIFAGTLFMVERDYTFGESIAYGFGSGAGFFLAVVVLAGIRERLEYADPPVGLRGLGLTFVTVGLIAMAFMGLAGFEM
- a CDS encoding Na(+)-translocating NADH-quinone reductase subunit C; translation: MAEESIAKPFYTVLILAFICSALVAVAAVGLRPQQDANRDLDRKKHILYAAGLYDKNRTIEEMFAPIETRVVELATGNFVADDTIRPETYKQLKAALSDDTGRQLSSAEDRARLRRLEKYSLVYLVKDGTKVQQFILPVRGKGLWSTMFAYVALDGDLTTIRGISFYEHGETPGLGGEVENSRWQDGWRGKKVYDDGGRISLNVVKGKAATEEPAKHFQIDGLSGATLTTKGVNNLMEFWFGEHGFKPFFSQQKIVGSANSGRG
- the nqrF gene encoding NADH:ubiquinone reductase (Na(+)-transporting) subunit F; the protein is MIEILYGVLCFLAIQMILVTLIVISKKTLLPEGEVTIEVNDSKKFQVKPGGKLLTTLSDQGVILSSACGGGGSCGQCRCIVEEGGGSILPTEKSQINNRDAKLGMRLSCQVAIKRDLKIKVPTEALEARKWHCKVLSNNNVATFIKELVIGLPEGDGVDFKAGGYIQIEVPPHSLEYQSFEIDDRFLADWTKFKMFQYKSHVYTPVTRAYSMANYPGEKGIIKLNVRIASPPPGQDTLPPGKASSYVFNLKAGDEVTISGPFGEFFMDDSDSEVILIGGGAGMAPLRSHVFDLFKDKNTKRKVSFWYGGRSLKEVFYTEEFQELERKFSNFSFHLSLSNPLPEDNWTGSTGFIHLVLLDQYLKDHPAPEDINYYLCGPPMMNKAIFTMLEGLGVEKTNIHYDNFGG